The Bacteroidota bacterium genome includes a window with the following:
- a CDS encoding polymer-forming cytoskeletal protein: protein MAKTNIPETPSINLLGAGTTVKGDIKSTGDFRIDGSLVGSINSQGKVIVGVTGKLEGEIICQNADISGDVKANVVVTELLSLKSSAKLSGDITTNKLAIEPGAKFSGTCNMDNAGFKLPLISAEDEKPKIKEKIA from the coding sequence ATGGCTAAAACAAATATACCCGAAACTCCTTCCATTAATTTATTAGGTGCAGGAACAACTGTAAAGGGAGATATCAAATCCACGGGTGATTTTCGCATTGACGGATCACTGGTTGGATCCATTAACTCCCAGGGAAAAGTCATCGTCGGTGTGACCGGAAAATTAGAAGGTGAAATCATCTGTCAGAATGCAGATATATCAGGTGATGTCAAAGCAAATGTAGTAGTCACGGAGTTATTGTCGTTAAAATCCTCAGCAAAGCTTAGCGGTGACATCACAACCAACAAGTTAGCCATTGAACCTGGCGCCAAGTTCTCAGGAACATGCAACATGGACAATGCAGGGTTTAAACTTCCCCTAATCTCTGCAGAAGATGAAAAACCAAAAATCAAAGAAAAGATCGCTTGA
- a CDS encoding type IX secretion system membrane protein PorP/SprF, with the protein MYKKATVILMLISYSVISFAQQDAQFSQYMFNHLFFNPGFAGTSEAICATGLYRQQWVGFKDVDGNKVAPETYTISLDGPLRILHGGLGATITNDKLGFEKNITVKIGYSYHLNTPSGLLGIGLMVGFLDKAIDFSKFKPVDDDPLLSQLGAERQMLADFSLGAYYKVPNQYYLSISASQLIQSASKPLAESQNTALKMQLKRHYYITAGYQYTLPYNPSFELDPSVLLKTDFASAQFDISALLKYKERFWGGLSYRFEDAVVVILGMEYKNFEIGYSYDITTSTLGGNRSSGSHEIMAGYRFRLDVEKLRQSYKNTRFL; encoded by the coding sequence ATGTATAAAAAAGCCACTGTAATTTTAATGTTAATTTCCTATTCGGTGATTTCTTTTGCACAGCAGGATGCACAATTCAGCCAGTACATGTTTAATCATCTGTTTTTTAATCCCGGTTTTGCAGGTACGAGTGAAGCGATATGTGCAACCGGGCTCTACCGGCAGCAATGGGTAGGCTTTAAAGATGTTGATGGTAACAAAGTAGCTCCCGAAACGTATACAATCTCGCTTGACGGACCGTTAAGAATATTACATGGAGGGTTGGGAGCAACTATTACAAATGATAAATTGGGATTTGAAAAAAACATAACTGTAAAAATCGGATATTCATATCATCTGAATACACCATCGGGTTTGCTGGGTATTGGTCTTATGGTCGGTTTTCTCGACAAAGCCATAGATTTTTCAAAATTCAAACCCGTTGACGATGATCCATTGTTATCCCAACTGGGTGCAGAACGTCAGATGCTGGCTGACTTTTCCTTAGGGGCTTATTATAAAGTTCCTAATCAGTATTATTTGAGCATATCCGCGTCACAGCTTATTCAGTCTGCCAGTAAACCTTTGGCCGAATCACAAAACACTGCACTTAAAATGCAGTTAAAAAGACATTATTATATAACGGCAGGATATCAATATACATTGCCTTACAATCCGTCATTTGAGCTTGATCCATCCGTACTGTTAAAGACTGATTTTGCATCAGCCCAGTTCGATATTTCTGCCTTGCTGAAATATAAGGAACGCTTTTGGGGTGGATTAAGCTATAGATTCGAGGATGCAGTGGTGGTCATTCTTGGCATGGAATATAAAAATTTTGAAATAGGCTATTCATATGATATAACTACCTCAACACTTGGAGGGAATAGGAGCAGCGGGAGTCATGAAATTATGGCAGGGTATCGGTTCCGACTGGATGTCGAGAAATTACGGCAGAGTTACAAGAACACCCGATTTTTATAA
- a CDS encoding AtpZ/AtpI family protein produces MKNQKSKKRSLDNYARYSSIAFQMLFIILAGVFAGVKLDDLVNIRFPVFTIILSLGSVVLAIYYAIKDVIKKDDP; encoded by the coding sequence ATGAAAAACCAAAAATCAAAGAAAAGATCGCTTGATAATTATGCCAGATATTCCAGTATTGCATTCCAGATGCTTTTCATCATTCTTGCTGGTGTATTTGCCGGAGTAAAACTTGATGACCTGGTGAACATCAGATTTCCTGTTTTTACTATTATTTTATCTCTCGGTTCTGTAGTTCTGGCCATTTATTATGCAATAAAAGACGTCATAAAAAAGGATGACCCATGA
- a CDS encoding tetratricopeptide repeat protein, translating to MKISSNLLSIRTSYPIKYSALLAFLLVSLLWSCSTKKNTFTRRLYHNLTAHYNAYWNGNESFKEGEIELFKALQDNYTQILPVFNYGTSANASAINPYMDRAIEKASIVIQRHSMYFNNTEYVRWIDDSYLLIGKAYFYKHEYSLARRTFDFIIKRYSNEPLSYSAMVWLANTYNQQGEWDKAQSLLDLVQSKIDKEAVPRDVIQMLPLVYADLYIKQAKYDQAITYLERGAEINTNKYLVTRIYFILGQLYQRKKDLEAAFDYFTQVVRRNPPYEMAFNAKINMAKSYDVTSGSRKIITKELEKMIKDIKNKDYLDQIYFALAEVALREKDDTSAVKYLKLSVSKSLSNNYQKAISALTLADLYFSYPDYENAQTYYDSAMMVLPKDFPDFDLLQNKTLLLTDLVINHRTVKEQDSLQKIARMPEKERNDLIDKIIADYVESERKKQEEEAQLQRQIGNATQDYTLKQNMERLSGGQWYFYNPSTLSYGYNEFIKRWGNRKLEDLWRLTNRQIMSSFESGDEVAKNDTIAADSLKLNDPKKRETYLQNLPMTEDQMKASTDMIIEALYKLGYIYKEGLKDYKKSLESFQTLIDRYPDNIHLLESYYNMYKIYEERGNQEIADNYKNIILNTYPDSDYAKIIKDPNYNIVLQAQRNKADLLYEETYQAYINEQYRMVQIYSDEAIANYSHHADLIPKFEFLKALSKGKTDGVDSMAFGLQNLVIKYPDNEVTPLAQNILEHIKNKGLAPAVTGASGEKAPQETTQAPSPYIVDPKALHFYLLIVDGTKVNANATKIKIADFNLKYYKLENLAISSILLDNQRQMITVSNFPNKEKAMAYYEAITISDYVFSNIKPGDYTHFAISGDNYKTFYQIKNTDQYLDFFNKNYLSGK from the coding sequence GTGAAAATATCATCAAATCTCTTGAGTATCCGCACATCATATCCGATAAAATATTCAGCACTCCTGGCTTTCCTGTTGGTTAGCCTGTTATGGTCATGTTCCACCAAGAAAAACACATTTACCCGAAGGTTATATCATAACCTCACTGCACATTACAATGCTTACTGGAACGGCAATGAAAGTTTTAAAGAGGGAGAAATTGAACTTTTCAAGGCCCTTCAGGATAACTACACCCAGATCCTGCCGGTTTTTAATTATGGTACATCAGCCAATGCTTCAGCCATCAATCCATACATGGACAGGGCTATTGAGAAAGCCTCCATCGTCATTCAGCGACATTCGATGTATTTTAATAATACCGAGTATGTCCGTTGGATTGATGACAGCTATCTGCTGATTGGCAAGGCCTATTTTTACAAGCACGAATACTCATTGGCCAGAAGGACGTTTGACTTTATCATCAAGCGCTATAGCAATGAACCCCTTTCATACAGTGCCATGGTATGGCTAGCCAACACCTATAATCAGCAGGGAGAGTGGGATAAGGCCCAATCGCTCCTTGATCTGGTTCAAAGCAAAATCGACAAAGAAGCCGTACCACGGGATGTAATTCAAATGCTTCCTTTGGTTTATGCTGATCTATATATTAAACAGGCTAAATATGACCAGGCTATCACTTACCTTGAACGGGGTGCAGAAATTAATACAAATAAATACCTGGTGACAAGGATCTATTTTATTCTGGGTCAGCTTTATCAGCGTAAGAAAGACCTGGAAGCAGCTTTTGATTACTTTACGCAGGTTGTAAGACGTAACCCGCCCTATGAAATGGCCTTTAATGCCAAAATAAATATGGCCAAATCATATGATGTCACATCCGGCAGCCGAAAGATTATTACAAAGGAACTCGAAAAAATGATCAAGGATATTAAGAATAAAGATTACCTTGACCAGATCTATTTTGCACTGGCAGAAGTGGCTCTTCGGGAAAAGGATGACACCTCGGCTGTAAAATATTTAAAACTATCCGTAAGTAAGAGTTTATCAAATAACTACCAGAAAGCTATCTCTGCTCTTACCCTGGCTGATCTGTATTTCTCATATCCGGACTATGAAAATGCCCAGACCTATTATGACAGTGCCATGATGGTTCTGCCTAAGGATTTTCCTGACTTTGACCTTTTGCAGAATAAAACACTCCTATTGACCGATCTGGTCATAAACCACCGGACTGTTAAAGAGCAAGACAGCCTCCAAAAGATTGCCCGGATGCCGGAAAAGGAACGAAATGATCTCATCGACAAGATCATTGCTGATTATGTTGAATCAGAACGAAAAAAACAGGAGGAAGAGGCTCAGCTTCAGAGACAGATCGGCAATGCCACACAAGATTATACACTGAAACAAAATATGGAACGGTTATCGGGCGGGCAATGGTATTTTTATAATCCCTCAACGCTGAGCTATGGTTATAATGAGTTTATAAAACGATGGGGTAACAGGAAGCTGGAAGATCTGTGGCGTTTGACCAATAGACAAATCATGTCATCTTTCGAAAGCGGCGATGAGGTTGCAAAAAATGACACCATTGCTGCCGACAGCCTTAAACTGAATGATCCAAAAAAACGCGAAACCTATCTGCAAAATCTCCCAATGACCGAGGATCAGATGAAAGCTTCGACCGACATGATCATTGAAGCGCTCTATAAACTCGGGTATATTTATAAGGAAGGTCTAAAAGATTATAAAAAATCCCTCGAATCGTTTCAAACACTCATTGATCGATATCCTGACAATATCCATCTGTTGGAATCGTATTATAACATGTATAAGATTTATGAAGAACGGGGTAATCAGGAGATTGCAGATAATTATAAAAATATCATACTTAATACTTACCCTGATAGTGATTACGCCAAAATCATCAAAGATCCCAACTATAATATAGTTCTGCAAGCCCAAAGAAATAAAGCTGATTTGCTGTATGAAGAGACCTATCAGGCCTACATCAATGAGCAATATCGGATGGTTCAGATTTATAGTGATGAGGCCATCGCCAATTATTCACACCATGCTGACCTCATACCAAAATTTGAATTCCTGAAAGCACTGTCAAAAGGAAAAACCGACGGTGTGGATTCGATGGCATTCGGATTACAGAATCTGGTTATAAAATATCCTGACAATGAGGTCACGCCACTGGCACAGAATATCCTTGAACATATCAAGAACAAAGGGCTGGCTCCTGCTGTCACGGGAGCTTCCGGCGAAAAAGCTCCACAGGAAACCACCCAAGCACCATCACCATATATCGTTGATCCCAAGGCTCTCCATTTTTATTTGCTCATCGTCGATGGTACCAAAGTCAATGCTAATGCCACGAAGATCAAAATCGCTGATTTTAATCTGAAGTATTATAAACTGGAGAACCTCGCCATCAGCAGTATTTTGCTGGATAATCAACGGCAGATGATAACCGTCAGCAATTTCCCCAATAAAGAAAAGGCCATGGCATATTATGAAGCTATCACAATTAGTGATTATGTATTTTCCAACATCAAACCAGGTGATTATACACACTTTGCCATATCCGGAGATAATTATAAAACCTTCTACCAGATAAAAAATACCGACCAATATCTGGATTTCTTCAATAAAAATTATTTATCCGGAAAATGA
- a CDS encoding 6-carboxytetrahydropterin synthase, with translation MIYITRREGFNAAHRLFRPDWPDDKNMEVFGKCSNPNWHGHNYTLFVTVKGEIDPETGFLVNLKDLSQIIKIQVIDVVDHKNLNIEVDFMKGKLVSTENLAIAIWDILEPHIKKLNATLHSIKLVETENNSVEYYGMS, from the coding sequence ATGATTTATATCACCCGCCGAGAAGGATTTAATGCTGCTCACAGGTTATTCAGACCAGACTGGCCGGATGACAAGAATATGGAGGTATTCGGGAAATGCTCCAATCCAAACTGGCATGGACATAATTACACCCTTTTTGTGACCGTGAAGGGAGAAATCGATCCTGAAACGGGATTTTTGGTAAACCTGAAAGATCTGAGCCAGATTATTAAAATTCAGGTCATTGATGTTGTAGATCATAAAAATCTTAACATTGAAGTCGACTTCATGAAAGGAAAACTGGTTTCGACGGAGAACCTGGCAATAGCTATTTGGGATATCCTTGAACCCCACATTAAAAAGCTGAATGCCACATTGCACAGTATAAAACTGGTAGAAACCGAAAACAATTCTGTCGAATACTATGGCATGTCATAA
- the rseP gene encoding RIP metalloprotease RseP, which produces MSLSILVIFHEFGHFITAKIFKTRVEKFYLFFNPWFSVFRFRRGETEYGLGWLPLGGYVKITGMIDESLDKEQLKKPPQPWEFRSKPAWQRLIIMLGGVTVNVLLAIAIYILMLFTWGEEFLPTSEVNKYGISCDSLALEMGLRNGDKILSIDNNKVEDFLKITPTIVLEEAKTIQVERNGHSMDINIPEGIISQLIKSQDPIIWPRIPFEISEFTGESAAKSAGMMPDDDIIGLNGRYIPYFREFRAELQNFKNQNVTIDLVRGADTLHLLVSIPASGLIGVFPKGMENYYQYQKKHFTVFSAIPAGTIKAYQGVGNYLKSLKLLFSQEKAYESVGGFITIGRIFPSVWDWQSFWGLTAFLSIMLAILNVFPIPALDGGHVLFIFYEIVTRRKPSDKFLEYAQIVGMIILFGLLIFANGNDIIKLLKH; this is translated from the coding sequence ATGAGTTTATCCATTCTCGTGATATTTCATGAATTTGGACATTTTATTACTGCGAAGATCTTTAAAACAAGGGTTGAAAAATTTTATCTTTTTTTCAATCCATGGTTTTCTGTTTTCAGGTTCAGGCGAGGTGAAACAGAATATGGTCTGGGTTGGCTCCCGCTGGGAGGATACGTGAAGATTACAGGGATGATTGATGAGTCGCTGGATAAGGAACAACTTAAAAAACCTCCGCAACCATGGGAATTTCGTTCCAAACCTGCATGGCAGCGGCTTATTATTATGCTTGGCGGTGTCACGGTCAATGTTCTGCTGGCTATTGCCATTTATATCCTGATGCTTTTTACATGGGGAGAAGAATTCTTACCTACATCAGAGGTCAACAAATATGGTATATCCTGCGATTCTCTGGCATTGGAAATGGGCCTGAGAAATGGCGACAAGATATTATCCATTGACAACAATAAAGTAGAGGACTTTCTTAAAATCACGCCTACCATTGTCCTTGAAGAGGCCAAGACTATTCAGGTCGAACGCAATGGACATTCAATGGATATAAACATCCCTGAAGGTATCATCAGCCAACTCATTAAGTCACAGGATCCTATTATATGGCCACGCATACCCTTTGAGATCAGTGAATTCACTGGTGAGTCGGCCGCAAAATCAGCAGGAATGATGCCTGATGACGACATTATCGGTTTGAACGGGAGATATATCCCATATTTCAGGGAATTCCGTGCTGAATTGCAAAATTTTAAAAATCAAAATGTCACTATCGACCTGGTCAGGGGTGCTGATACTCTTCATTTGCTGGTCAGCATTCCTGCTTCAGGATTGATCGGCGTATTCCCTAAGGGAATGGAGAACTATTATCAATATCAGAAAAAGCACTTTACAGTATTTTCAGCTATTCCTGCCGGAACTATCAAAGCATATCAGGGTGTGGGTAACTATCTTAAGTCTCTCAAACTCTTGTTCTCACAGGAAAAAGCCTATGAATCGGTCGGGGGGTTCATAACTATCGGACGGATATTTCCCTCAGTCTGGGACTGGCAATCATTCTGGGGGCTGACAGCTTTCCTCTCCATCATGCTGGCCATATTAAATGTCTTTCCCATTCCTGCTCTGGATGGAGGGCATGTCCTTTTCATATTTTATGAGATCGTCACACGCCGCAAACCCAGTGATAAATTCCTGGAATATGCACAGATTGTGGGTATGATCATCCTGTTTGGACTGCTCATTTTTGCAAATGGCAACGATATCATCAAATTACTTAAGCATTGA
- a CDS encoding M23 family metallopeptidase → MPVPRERKRRKKKWVQKLHDKYRLVIMNEETYEEKVSFRLSRLNVFVALGAGATLLIFLTTYIIAFTPLREYIPGYMDVDLQKKVYELQLRADSIEREFKLKDIYIVNLKNIISGADVGSDLSLPQDTQANYQNVTLGHSMEDSILRAEFESQDMYDLRFYNESMNSARSSISGFLFFTPLEGIITNTFSPRENHYGIDIVADRNEAVKSTLEGMVIFSGWTLETGYVIMVQHVQNIISVYKHNSVLLKKVGDFVKAGEPIAIIGESGELSTGPHLHFELWYNGLPINPQDYILF, encoded by the coding sequence ATGCCAGTTCCCAGGGAAAGAAAGAGAAGGAAAAAAAAGTGGGTTCAAAAGCTTCATGACAAGTATCGCCTGGTGATCATGAATGAGGAAACCTATGAGGAAAAGGTGTCATTCAGGTTATCCCGTCTGAATGTTTTTGTCGCTCTTGGAGCAGGGGCAACCTTGCTGATATTCCTTACTACTTATATTATCGCTTTCACCCCTCTGAGAGAATATATTCCGGGTTATATGGATGTGGACCTCCAAAAAAAAGTCTATGAACTCCAACTTCGTGCTGATTCTATTGAGCGGGAATTCAAGCTGAAGGATATCTATATTGTGAATTTAAAAAATATCATCAGCGGTGCTGATGTGGGGAGTGACCTTTCCTTGCCACAGGATACTCAGGCCAATTATCAGAATGTCACATTAGGGCATTCGATGGAAGATTCTATTCTCCGTGCGGAATTTGAAAGCCAGGACATGTATGATCTCCGGTTTTACAATGAATCAATGAATTCGGCCCGCTCCTCCATCAGTGGATTTTTATTCTTTACTCCACTCGAGGGTATCATCACAAATACATTCAGTCCTCGGGAGAACCATTATGGGATCGATATTGTTGCCGACAGGAATGAAGCAGTCAAGTCTACACTGGAGGGTATGGTGATTTTTTCGGGCTGGACACTTGAGACCGGCTATGTTATAATGGTCCAACATGTGCAGAATATTATCTCTGTCTATAAACATAATTCTGTTCTGCTGAAGAAAGTAGGTGATTTTGTAAAGGCAGGCGAACCCATTGCTATTATTGGCGAGTCAGGAGAGTTGTCAACAGGCCCGCATCTGCATTTTGAATTATGGTACAACGGCCTTCCGATTAATCCGCAGGATTATATACTTTTTTGA
- a CDS encoding 1-deoxy-D-xylulose-5-phosphate reductoisomerase: MKERIAILGSTGSIGRQALEVLRQHPSLFECEVITAQSNYSLLIEQAAEFKPNAVVIGDDTHYHKVKEALSQYDIKVFAGQESVLGILELESIDIVLVAIVGFAGLKPTVKAVEEGKRIALANKETLVVAGEFVTRLAREKGVAILPVDSEHSAIFQCLAGEVQNPVEKIYLTASGGPFRNKTSPELKQVKKEEALRHPNWDMGDKITIDSATLMNKGLEVIEARWFFNLDASQIEVIIHPQSIIHSIVQFQDGSMKAQMGLPDMKLPIQYAFSFPYRIKTDYPRFNFIDYPLLTFELPDVEKFPNLVLAYDALKRGGNIPCVLNAANEIVVDAFLKGTLGFMEMTDVIATCMQTIPFIQKPSFEDYFQTDAETRIKAIGLLNK, translated from the coding sequence GTGAAGGAACGAATCGCCATATTAGGATCTACGGGTTCAATCGGACGTCAGGCACTGGAGGTTTTGCGGCAACATCCATCTCTTTTTGAATGTGAGGTCATCACAGCTCAAAGCAATTACAGTTTATTGATTGAGCAGGCTGCCGAGTTCAAACCCAACGCGGTGGTCATTGGTGATGACACCCATTACCACAAGGTAAAAGAGGCACTTTCACAGTATGATATAAAAGTCTTCGCCGGCCAGGAGTCTGTTTTGGGAATTCTCGAGCTGGAGTCTATCGATATAGTTCTTGTCGCAATTGTTGGATTTGCCGGTTTAAAGCCAACAGTAAAAGCTGTTGAGGAAGGAAAACGGATAGCATTAGCCAATAAGGAAACCCTTGTTGTTGCAGGTGAGTTTGTCACACGATTAGCACGTGAAAAGGGTGTCGCCATTCTCCCGGTCGATTCGGAACATTCCGCCATATTTCAATGCCTTGCAGGAGAAGTTCAAAATCCGGTTGAAAAAATCTACCTCACAGCTTCCGGAGGCCCTTTCCGGAACAAAACCAGCCCTGAACTGAAACAGGTTAAAAAGGAAGAAGCCCTCAGACACCCTAACTGGGATATGGGTGACAAGATCACCATCGATTCAGCGACGCTTATGAATAAGGGTCTTGAGGTCATCGAAGCCAGATGGTTTTTCAATCTCGATGCCAGCCAGATCGAGGTGATCATACACCCACAATCTATCATCCATTCCATTGTTCAGTTTCAGGATGGATCAATGAAAGCACAAATGGGCCTGCCGGATATGAAACTCCCTATCCAATATGCATTTTCCTTTCCATATAGAATTAAAACAGATTATCCCCGTTTCAATTTCATAGATTATCCACTGTTGACTTTTGAACTTCCTGATGTGGAAAAATTTCCTAATCTGGTACTGGCTTACGATGCACTGAAAAGGGGCGGAAATATTCCCTGCGTATTGAATGCAGCCAATGAGATCGTTGTAGATGCCTTTTTAAAAGGAACCCTTGGCTTTATGGAGATGACTGATGTCATTGCCACCTGTATGCAGACAATTCCGTTTATTCAGAAACCCTCTTTTGAGGATTATTTTCAAACCGATGCCGAAACACGTATAAAGGCCATTGGCTTATTGAACAAATGA
- the gldL gene encoding gliding motility protein GldL translates to MSRLYGWGASVVILGALFKINHYPGADYMLIAGLGTESLIFFFSGFEPPYVEPDWSLVYPELAGLYHDTGVDDSQLKKGKKKPTEELDDMLANAKIDQQLIESLGQGLKNLSQSTAKLSDISDAAFATNDFVRNIKDASKSAGELSTSYRQTSEVLNKDIVTAEDHFNNLKNASQSVANLSSVYSKASESLKGNLSASDEFSSSIKAAVTSANTLAQKYTESADKISKSTQNLSFSGTEMKDFNDQLKKMTDQIGALNANYELQLLGSHENVETGSKLQITMNQLLNSLNESVDKTSKYHQNLSALNEIYDKHLKGTGKQVESTTQMQASLEKFLENLNASTEMTSRYRDEVNALAQNIAALNKVYGNMLSAMNVKLA, encoded by the coding sequence ATGTCCAGGTTGTATGGCTGGGGTGCATCGGTGGTCATTCTGGGCGCACTTTTTAAAATCAACCATTATCCCGGAGCTGATTATATGCTTATTGCCGGGTTGGGAACAGAATCCCTGATATTCTTTTTCTCTGGCTTTGAGCCTCCCTATGTTGAGCCTGACTGGAGTCTGGTCTATCCGGAATTGGCAGGATTGTATCACGATACCGGTGTTGATGACTCTCAGCTGAAAAAAGGGAAAAAGAAGCCCACTGAAGAACTGGATGATATGCTGGCCAATGCCAAGATAGATCAGCAACTGATCGAAAGTCTCGGGCAAGGATTGAAGAACCTGAGCCAGAGTACCGCAAAGTTGTCCGACATTTCTGATGCGGCTTTTGCTACTAATGACTTTGTCAGGAATATAAAAGATGCATCCAAGTCAGCTGGCGAACTTTCAACATCATACCGCCAGACTTCCGAAGTGCTTAATAAAGATATTGTCACAGCCGAGGACCATTTTAACAACCTAAAGAATGCCTCGCAAAGTGTCGCCAATCTATCGTCCGTTTATTCAAAAGCTTCCGAGAGCCTTAAAGGTAACCTGTCAGCCAGTGATGAATTTTCAAGCTCCATAAAGGCTGCCGTCACTTCAGCCAATACTCTGGCACAAAAATATACCGAATCAGCTGACAAAATCTCCAAATCCACACAGAATCTCAGTTTTTCAGGTACGGAGATGAAGGATTTTAACGATCAGCTTAAGAAAATGACCGATCAAATCGGCGCGTTGAATGCCAACTATGAGTTGCAACTTCTGGGTTCTCATGAGAATGTGGAAACCGGCAGTAAGCTTCAGATCACTATGAATCAACTCTTGAACAGCCTGAATGAATCGGTCGATAAAACATCCAAATATCATCAGAACCTGTCTGCTTTAAATGAAATATATGATAAACATCTGAAAGGGACCGGAAAACAGGTTGAGTCAACGACTCAAATGCAGGCATCTCTGGAAAAATTCCTTGAAAATCTGAATGCTTCAACAGAGATGACATCCAGATACAGAGATGAAGTTAACGCTCTGGCACAAAACATTGCAGCCCTGAATAAAGTATACGGAAATATGCTCTCGGCAATGAATGTTAAGTTAGCATGA
- a CDS encoding SUMF1/EgtB/PvdO family nonheme iron enzyme has translation MKKLFFYSVVLLILSSCGNSGNGELIGVQKRPRFYQPDPYGMAYIPAGSYVIGTGDEDVPYTQLQQPKTITVAAFYMDETEITNNEYRQFVYWVRDSIARRLLGVIKPEVYLIEQNDKTGEVYDPPFLNWENEIVWDGEEERAALEELYLPEHERYYRKKEFDTRKLYYEYYWIDLAAAAKKDFDQQGDIKEGALSNRPQGLTDRSVYIMKETINIFPDTLCWLHDYIYSYNEPMTEKYFWHPAYDNYPVVGVTWKQAKAFCIWRSQLLSSFLSLKEDASVNEFRLPSEAEWEWAARGGNALNPYPWGGPYTRNGKGCFLANFKPLRGNYAADGGITTVIAAHYPPNDFGLFDMAGNVAEWTNDAFDESAYNFAWDMNQSYTYNAKETDPPTLKRKVIRGGSWKDIAYFLQVYSRSYEFQDTAKAYVGFRCVQNYLGRQKDDNPSKASYIYK, from the coding sequence ATGAAGAAACTGTTTTTCTATTCAGTGGTTCTCTTAATCCTGAGCAGCTGCGGAAACTCCGGGAACGGGGAACTCATTGGTGTACAGAAACGGCCTCGTTTTTATCAGCCTGATCCATATGGCATGGCTTATATCCCTGCAGGAAGCTATGTGATCGGTACCGGCGATGAGGATGTGCCGTATACACAACTACAGCAGCCCAAAACCATTACAGTGGCTGCTTTTTATATGGATGAAACAGAGATCACCAATAATGAATACAGACAATTCGTCTATTGGGTAAGGGATTCCATTGCACGCCGTCTCCTGGGAGTCATCAAACCAGAAGTCTATCTGATCGAACAAAATGATAAAACCGGTGAAGTTTATGATCCTCCTTTTCTCAACTGGGAGAATGAAATCGTTTGGGATGGAGAAGAAGAACGTGCAGCACTTGAAGAACTTTATCTACCTGAACATGAGAGATATTACAGGAAGAAAGAATTCGATACAAGGAAGCTGTATTATGAATATTATTGGATTGATCTGGCTGCCGCTGCAAAAAAAGATTTTGACCAGCAGGGTGATATTAAGGAGGGAGCCTTATCTAACCGTCCACAGGGATTGACGGACCGTTCGGTATACATCATGAAAGAAACCATTAATATTTTCCCGGATACGTTGTGTTGGCTCCATGATTATATCTATTCTTATAATGAGCCGATGACCGAAAAATACTTCTGGCACCCTGCCTATGATAATTATCCTGTTGTGGGAGTTACATGGAAACAAGCCAAAGCTTTCTGTATCTGGAGGTCTCAGCTGCTCAGCTCCTTCCTGTCCCTGAAAGAGGATGCCAGTGTCAATGAATTCCGTTTACCTTCAGAAGCTGAATGGGAATGGGCTGCCAGAGGAGGCAATGCCCTTAATCCTTATCCATGGGGAGGTCCTTATACCAGAAATGGTAAAGGCTGTTTTCTGGCAAACTTTAAACCATTGCGCGGAAATTACGCTGCTGATGGTGGTATTACTACCGTCATTGCCGCACATTATCCTCCTAATGACTTTGGACTGTTCGACATGGCAGGAAATGTCGCCGAATGGACTAATGATGCCTTTGATGAGTCAGCTTACAATTTTGCCTGGGATATGAATCAATCCTATACATACAACGCTAAAGAAACTGATCCGCCCACCTTGAAACGTAAAGTGATCAGAGGCGGCTCCTGGAAAGATATTGCTTACTTTCTGCAAGTCTATTCACGCAGTTATGAATTTCAGGATACAGCAAAAGCTTATGTCGGCTTCAGATGCGTTCAAAACTATCTCGGCAGACAAAAAGATGATAATCCTTCTAAAGCTTCTTATATTTATAAATAG